The stretch of DNA AAGCTACCATGTCCTTTCCTCCAGTTCCACAACGATATCTTCTTGATGTCCGTCTCGCCAGTAGGTGATGGCAATCTTGTCCCCCACCTTGTGGAACCACCATAATTGTTTGACCAGTTGGGTTGCTTCAATAGCTTCCTTGCCATCGAAACGGATGATGATATCGTCGACCTTTAGGCCCGCTTTCTCCGCGGCGCCGTCAGCTATAATGCTGGTGATAATTACTCCGGATTGTCTGGAAAGCTCTTCGCTGGTTGCCAGGGACGGCGTTACTGTCAGCAAACCTGCTCCCAGTGCGGGCCGGACTACCCGGTGCGGTTCGGCCACCAATGCTTCATACACTGGCTTTGCCGTATTGGCGCTGATCGCGAATCCAATATTCTGAGCGCCTGATTCCAGAACGGCATTGACGCCTACGATCCCCCCGTTCACGTTGATGAGCGGTCCTCCGCTGTTGCCCGGATTGATTGCGGCGTCTGTTTGAATCAAGTCGTAGTAAGTGGAATCCCCGAAAGCAAACGAACGCTCGGTGTTGCTGACGATCCCCAGTGTAATGGTAGGTCCGCCAACCAGTCCGAGCGGATTGCCGATGGTAATGACCAGATTTCCGGGGCGCAATCTGGAAGCGTCACCGAATGAGGCGGTAGGAAAATCGCCCCCCTCGATTTTGATGACGGCCAAATCAGTCAAGGTGTCAGTACCGATGATTTCCGCCTCGAATGTTTCTGAACGATCGGGAAAGCTTACCTCAATGTTGCGGGCATCTTCCACTACATGATTATTTGTCAGGATATAACCGTCGGAACTGACGACAGCGCCTGAGCCTGATGCGGATTTCGTTACTGTCCGACCGAAGAAATCCTTAGTTTCGACCTCTACTGAGATGAATACCACCGCCGGTTTGACCTTCTCTACAATATTGGCGATATCCTCTGATAGTTGTGTCACGGAGTAATGATCTGCCGAAGATGACGAAGGTGTCACTGAAGGTTCCGGCGAAGGAGTCGGGGAAGGTGTCTGAGTCTCAATGATTCCGGTATCCGTCGGAGCACTGGTCTTCTCCGAAGACTCATCATCGCAAGCTATGAGGGTGCAAATCAGCGCCAATACGAGAAAGACAGCCAGAATACGCCGGGTCATAATCATTTGGGCCCCCTTATTCTTTCCTGCGCGTTACATCTATTTTACATCGATTTTGAACGAGTATACAGGGCCGATCCGATTTTCAATCGCATCCTTCCGGGTGTATCCTTTGAATCACTCCAGTGCCTTTGTGTATGCTCGGCACGCTTTCCCTGAACACGATCCCTTCGTGTGTCAAAATCCGGCCTCCGTGCTTCACGCAAACACCTGGCCGTCACTCATATAAGAGATTCCTATTTTAGATCGCTTTCCTATCTGCATATTCTATTGGACACATCAATATACCTTATGATACACTACCGCCAGATTCCGGCCGAAAGGGGGGTGATCAGAATGCGGCGTCGGACATGAACTCCGGCTAATTGGCGAGCGTGTCTCACAATTAACTGGAAAGGAGAATATATTCATGGTTCTAACTCGATGGTTTACGTCGAAATGGCTGATCATCATCGGAGGCCTGATCTTTGGCGTGCTGGGCTCTCTGCTCGTTGAGTGGGGCAATCCGGCCAACATGGGCATTTGCGCCGCCTGTTTCCTTCGAGATATCACCGGCGCCCTCGGACTTCACCGTGCCGGGGCAGTTCAATACATCCGTCCGGAAATCATCGGCTTTGTTCTTGGGGCATTTGGCTCCGCCTTCATCTTCCGGGAGTTCCGCTCCCGAGGCGGCTCCGCACCGATGATTCGCTTCATACTTGGCGCCTTCGTTATGATAGGGGCGCTGGTTTTCCTCGGCTGTCCCATTCGGGCGCTCCTGCGCCTGGCAGGTGGAGATCTCAACGGGATCACTGCGCTGGCAGGGATTGTCTTCGGGGTGTTGATCGGCATCTTCTTTTTGAAGAGAGGGTTCAACCTCGGCCGCTCTTTCAAAATGGGGAGCATGGCTGGATGGATCATGCCGGCGGCGATGATAGGTTTACTACTCCTGGCGATAATAACTCCCAGCTACATATTTGAAACTGCCAAGGGAGGGGGCCCCGGAGCGCTTCATGCCGCCCTAGGGGTCTCGCTGGTGGTCGGGATTGCAGTGGGAGTGATGGCACAGCGAACTCGATTCTGCACAGTCGGCGGCTGGCGAGACTTGTTCCTCATGCGCGATACCTATCTCTTCAGCGGGATCGCGGCCTTCTTCATCGGCGCATTGGTCACCAATGCGATAATCGGAAATGTAACCTGGGGATTTGAAGATCAACCGATCGCACATACCGATCACCTCTGGAACTTCTTCAGTATGACGCTGGTGGGGCTCGCGGCAACGCTCCTTGGAGGGTGTCCGCTTCGCCAGATGATCCTCTCCGGTGAGGGCGATACCGATGCCGGAATGACCGTCCTCGGCCTGATCGTCGGAGCAGCCTTTGCTCATAACTTCCTGCTGACGAGCAGCGCTGCCGGACCTTCTGACTTCGGCCCGATCGCGGTCATTGTCGGGCTGGGATTCTGTGCCACAGTCGGACTCACTATGAGGGATCGAGTATGAAAGGAGAAGAAATGATTGAAGTTGACGCGCGGGGCCTTTCCTGCCCTATTCCAGTGGTGAAAACAAAGGCGGCCTTAGATGAAAACCCCAACCAGCCGGTTACTGTCTTGGTCGATAACCCGGTGGCCAAGGAAAACGTGGCCCGTCTGGCCCGGAGCAAGGGATACACAATCACCATTGAAAAAACAGCCGATGGCTACAAGATCGAGCTGAATCCGGCCAGTTGAAATGATGCCTTTAACACTGGGTAGCTTGACCGACGTCGGTCAAGCTACCCAATTCCAACATAAGGATGTAGAATAAGAAACCGATGATCTATCTGGATAACGCCGCCACGTCCTATCCCAAGCCGGAGTCCGTATACCAGGCGATGGAGGGATTCATGCGCCATGCCGCTGCCAGCCCCGGCCGCTCCGGACATCGCTTGTCTATCGAGGCCGGCCGGGTAGTTTATGGAGCGCGGGAAGCTCTGGCACAACTCTTCAACGTTGATGATCCCCTCCGCATTGTCTTCACCAAGAATGCCACGGAAGCATTGAATCTGGCGATCAACGGTATCCTGCGCCCCGGGGATCACGCTATCACCAGCAGTATGGAACACAATTCGGTAATGCGGCCGCTACGCGCGCTGGAGAAGAAAGGGATTGATCTGACTGTGGTCGGGTGCTCACGGGAAGGCTTTCTCGATCCTCAAGAAGTGGAAAAGGTCATCCGGTCGAACACCCGGCTAATAGTCCTGACCCATGCCTCGAACGT from Dehalococcoidia bacterium encodes:
- a CDS encoding trypsin-like peptidase domain-containing protein, giving the protein MIMTRRILAVFLVLALICTLIACDDESSEKTSAPTDTGIIETQTPSPTPSPEPSVTPSSSSADHYSVTQLSEDIANIVEKVKPAVVFISVEVETKDFFGRTVTKSASGSGAVVSSDGYILTNNHVVEDARNIEVSFPDRSETFEAEIIGTDTLTDLAVIKIEGGDFPTASFGDASRLRPGNLVITIGNPLGLVGGPTITLGIVSNTERSFAFGDSTYYDLIQTDAAINPGNSGGPLINVNGGIVGVNAVLESGAQNIGFAISANTAKPVYEALVAEPHRVVRPALGAGLLTVTPSLATSEELSRQSGVIITSIIADGAAEKAGLKVDDIIIRFDGKEAIEATQLVKQLWWFHKVGDKIAITYWRDGHQEDIVVELEERTW
- the yedE gene encoding YedE family putative selenium transporter; the encoded protein is MFMVLTRWFTSKWLIIIGGLIFGVLGSLLVEWGNPANMGICAACFLRDITGALGLHRAGAVQYIRPEIIGFVLGAFGSAFIFREFRSRGGSAPMIRFILGAFVMIGALVFLGCPIRALLRLAGGDLNGITALAGIVFGVLIGIFFLKRGFNLGRSFKMGSMAGWIMPAAMIGLLLLAIITPSYIFETAKGGGPGALHAALGVSLVVGIAVGVMAQRTRFCTVGGWRDLFLMRDTYLFSGIAAFFIGALVTNAIIGNVTWGFEDQPIAHTDHLWNFFSMTLVGLAATLLGGCPLRQMILSGEGDTDAGMTVLGLIVGAAFAHNFLLTSSAAGPSDFGPIAVIVGLGFCATVGLTMRDRV
- a CDS encoding sulfurtransferase TusA family protein: MIEVDARGLSCPIPVVKTKAALDENPNQPVTVLVDNPVAKENVARLARSKGYTITIEKTADGYKIELNPAS